One stretch of Cedecea neteri DNA includes these proteins:
- the nirB gene encoding nitrite reductase large subunit NirB, which translates to MSKVRIAVIGNGMVGHRFIEDLLDKAPPDQFDITVFCEEPRKAYDRVHLSSYFSHHTAEELSLVRDGYYEKHGVKVLVGERAITINRQEKVIHSNTGRTVYYDKLVMATGSYPWIPPIKGSETQDCFVYRTIEDLNAIESCARRSKRGAVVGGGLLGLEAAGALKNLGVETHVIEFAPMLMAEQLDRMGGEQLRSKIERMGVRVHTGKNTQEIVQQGTEARKTMRFADGSELEVDFIVFSTGIRPQDKLATQCGLETAPRGGITINDKCQTSDPDIYAIGECASWNNRVFGLVAPGYKMAQVTADHLLGSENTFEGADMSAKLKLLGVDVGGIGDAHGRTPNARSYVYLDESKEVYKRLVVSEDNKTLLGAVLVGDTSDYGNLLQLVLNAIELPENPDSLILPAHASSGKPSIGVDKLPESAQICSCFDVTKGDLIKAINKGCHTVAALKAETKAGTGCGGCIPLVTQVLNAELAKAGIEVNNNLCEHFAFSRQELYHLIRVEGIKSFDQLLQKYGKGYGCEVCKPTVGSLLASCWNDYVLQPELTPLQDTNDNFLGNIQKDGTYSVIPRSAGGEITPEGLMEVGRIASEYNLYTKITGSQRIGLFGAQKDDLPEIWRQLIEAGFETGHAYAKALRMAKTCVGSTWCRYGVGDSVGFGVELENRYKGIRTPHKMKFGVSGCTRECAEAQGKDVGIIATEKGWNLYVCGNGGMKPRHADLLAADLDHDTIIKYLDRFMMFYIRTADKLTRTSVWLENLEGGIDYLRSVIVDDKLSLNDQLEAELNRLREKVICEWTETVNTPQAQVRFKHFINSPQRDPNVQTVSEREQHRPATPYERIPVTLVEVEEHA; encoded by the coding sequence ATGAGCAAGGTCAGAATCGCAGTTATCGGTAACGGCATGGTGGGCCATCGCTTTATCGAAGACTTACTTGATAAAGCCCCGCCGGACCAGTTCGATATCACCGTATTTTGTGAAGAGCCGCGTAAAGCCTACGATCGCGTGCACCTCTCTTCTTATTTCTCCCATCATACCGCTGAAGAACTTTCCCTCGTCCGCGACGGCTACTACGAAAAACACGGCGTAAAAGTGCTGGTTGGCGAACGTGCCATCACTATCAACCGCCAGGAAAAAGTGATCCACTCCAATACCGGCCGCACCGTTTATTACGACAAGCTGGTCATGGCAACGGGCTCTTATCCGTGGATCCCGCCTATTAAAGGCTCGGAAACTCAGGACTGCTTCGTTTACCGTACCATCGAAGACCTGAACGCTATTGAATCCTGCGCCCGCCGCAGCAAACGCGGTGCCGTCGTCGGCGGTGGCCTGCTGGGGCTGGAAGCGGCCGGGGCGCTGAAAAACCTCGGCGTGGAAACTCACGTTATCGAATTCGCACCAATGCTGATGGCCGAGCAGCTTGACCGCATGGGCGGGGAGCAGCTGCGCAGCAAAATCGAGCGCATGGGCGTGCGTGTGCACACCGGCAAAAACACCCAGGAAATCGTCCAGCAGGGCACCGAGGCCCGCAAAACCATGCGTTTTGCCGACGGCAGTGAGCTGGAAGTGGACTTCATCGTCTTCTCTACCGGTATTCGTCCTCAGGACAAGCTGGCGACCCAGTGCGGGCTGGAAACAGCCCCGCGCGGCGGCATCACTATCAACGATAAGTGCCAGACTTCAGACCCGGATATTTACGCCATCGGAGAATGCGCCAGCTGGAATAACCGCGTCTTCGGCCTCGTCGCACCGGGCTACAAAATGGCTCAGGTGACGGCGGACCACCTGCTCGGGAGCGAAAACACCTTTGAAGGCGCGGACATGAGCGCCAAGTTGAAACTGCTCGGCGTTGACGTCGGCGGTATTGGCGATGCTCACGGCCGCACGCCAAACGCCCGCAGCTATGTTTACCTCGATGAAAGCAAAGAGGTATACAAACGCCTGGTGGTTAGCGAAGACAACAAGACCCTGCTTGGCGCGGTGCTGGTTGGCGACACCAGCGACTACGGTAACCTGCTGCAGCTGGTGCTGAACGCGATTGAGCTGCCGGAAAATCCGGACTCGCTGATCCTGCCGGCTCACGCCAGCAGCGGTAAGCCGTCTATCGGCGTGGATAAGCTGCCGGAAAGCGCGCAAATCTGTTCCTGCTTTGACGTCACCAAAGGCGACCTGATCAAGGCTATCAATAAAGGCTGCCACACCGTTGCGGCGCTGAAGGCCGAAACCAAAGCCGGCACCGGCTGCGGCGGCTGTATTCCGCTGGTCACCCAGGTGCTGAACGCCGAGCTGGCCAAAGCCGGTATCGAAGTGAACAACAACCTGTGCGAACACTTTGCCTTCTCACGCCAGGAGCTGTACCACCTGATCCGCGTGGAAGGGATCAAATCCTTCGACCAGCTGCTGCAAAAATACGGTAAAGGCTACGGCTGTGAAGTTTGCAAGCCAACCGTAGGCTCGCTGCTGGCATCCTGCTGGAACGACTACGTGCTGCAGCCAGAGCTAACGCCGCTGCAGGATACCAACGATAACTTCCTCGGCAACATCCAGAAAGACGGCACCTACTCGGTGATCCCGCGCTCAGCAGGCGGTGAAATCACGCCGGAGGGGCTGATGGAAGTCGGCCGTATCGCCAGCGAATATAACCTTTACACCAAAATCACCGGCTCCCAGCGCATCGGCCTGTTCGGCGCACAAAAGGACGACCTGCCGGAAATCTGGCGTCAGCTGATTGAAGCCGGATTCGAAACCGGCCACGCCTATGCCAAAGCATTGCGTATGGCAAAAACCTGCGTCGGCAGCACCTGGTGTCGTTACGGCGTGGGCGACAGCGTGGGCTTCGGCGTCGAGCTGGAAAACCGCTACAAAGGCATTCGTACTCCGCACAAAATGAAGTTTGGCGTCTCCGGCTGTACCCGCGAATGTGCGGAAGCGCAGGGCAAAGACGTGGGCATCATCGCTACTGAAAAAGGCTGGAACCTGTATGTTTGCGGTAACGGCGGCATGAAGCCACGCCATGCGGACCTGCTGGCGGCGGACCTCGACCACGATACCATCATCAAGTATCTCGACCGCTTCATGATGTTCTACATCCGCACCGCCGACAAACTCACCCGTACTTCCGTCTGGCTGGAGAACCTGGAAGGCGGTATCGACTATCTGCGTAGCGTGATTGTCGACGACAAGCTGAGCCTCAACGATCAGCTTGAAGCTGAGCTTAACCGCCTGCGCGAGAAAGTGATCTGCGAGTGGACAGAAACCGTGAACACGCCACAGGCTCAGGTTCGCTTCAAACACTTTATCAATAGCCCGCAGCGCGACCCGAACGTGCAGACAGTTAGCGAGCGCGAACAACACCGCCCGGCCACGCCGTATGAGCGTATTCCGGTCACTCTGGTAGAAGTGGAGGAACACGCATGA